A single window of Nitrospirae bacterium CG2_30_53_67 DNA harbors:
- a CDS encoding threonine--tRNA ligase, whose protein sequence is MGKEKVRVRIGNMDGMEVDAGTEISKVLERLDPDVKKNTAAVICNGKAADLCVRISEPCEIETILMESPEGEEILRHTSSHIMAQSVKELFPDTRLAIGPTIENGFYYDFDTAKPFTPEDLDKITERMQEIIRRAYPVVRMEMTPGEAISFFEKRREPYKVELIRNLMNESTVSLYAQGDFVDLCRGPHLPNTSMLKHFKLLNVAGAYWRGDERNPMLQRIYGTSFAREERLRNHLKMIEEAEKRDHRRLGRELDLFEINETVGAGLILYHPKGAMLRWILEDFEKSEHLKRGYLPVIGPQILKSDVWRISGHYDYYKENMYFTEIEGKEYGIKPMNCPAHMMIFKSKTRSYRDLPIRFFELGMVHRHEKTGVLHGLLRVRGFTQDDAHIFCLPEQMTGEIIGIMDFVRDVMKIFGFEYTLEISTRPEKSIGSDEDWERATRALMDALKERRLAYTINEGDGAFYGPKIDVKIKDAIGRSWQCATIQCDFTLPERFKLRYAGQDGTEHRPVMLHRVILGSLERFMAVLIEHYAGRFPVWLAPVQAVVINITDKHLPYAAEVKEKFVKAGIRTDLDARNEKMGYKIREAQVQKVPYMIIVGEREMEASKISLRSRDRGDLGTKDIESSIQDIRKEIEEKRIPEETVERV, encoded by the coding sequence ATGGGAAAAGAGAAAGTCAGAGTTCGTATCGGCAACATGGACGGCATGGAAGTGGATGCGGGAACAGAGATCTCAAAGGTTCTGGAGCGATTGGATCCTGACGTCAAGAAAAATACCGCGGCCGTGATATGCAACGGGAAAGCGGCGGATCTTTGTGTTCGGATCTCAGAGCCCTGTGAAATAGAGACCATTCTTATGGAATCTCCGGAGGGTGAGGAGATATTGAGGCATACCTCGTCGCATATCATGGCCCAGTCCGTGAAAGAGCTCTTTCCGGATACCCGGCTCGCCATCGGCCCCACCATAGAGAACGGGTTCTATTATGATTTCGATACGGCAAAGCCGTTCACCCCGGAGGATTTGGATAAAATCACGGAACGGATGCAGGAGATCATACGAAGGGCCTATCCGGTGGTCAGGATGGAAATGACCCCGGGTGAAGCCATCTCGTTTTTTGAGAAGAGGCGCGAACCCTACAAGGTGGAGCTGATTCGGAATCTGATGAATGAATCCACGGTCTCGCTCTATGCCCAAGGGGATTTCGTGGACCTCTGCCGCGGGCCTCATCTTCCCAATACGTCCATGCTGAAGCACTTCAAGCTCTTGAATGTGGCCGGAGCGTATTGGAGAGGAGACGAGAGGAACCCCATGCTCCAGCGGATTTACGGAACCTCTTTTGCACGGGAGGAAAGACTCCGGAACCACTTGAAAATGATCGAGGAGGCCGAAAAGAGAGACCACCGGCGGCTTGGCCGGGAACTCGATCTTTTCGAGATCAACGAGACCGTCGGGGCCGGCCTGATCCTGTACCATCCGAAAGGGGCCATGCTCCGGTGGATCCTGGAGGATTTTGAGAAGTCCGAACACCTGAAGAGAGGTTATTTGCCGGTCATCGGGCCTCAGATCTTAAAGAGCGATGTATGGCGGATCTCAGGCCACTATGACTACTACAAGGAAAACATGTATTTCACTGAGATCGAGGGGAAAGAATATGGGATCAAACCCATGAACTGCCCGGCCCACATGATGATTTTCAAGTCCAAGACACGAAGTTACCGTGACCTCCCGATCCGGTTCTTCGAACTCGGGATGGTCCACCGGCATGAAAAGACCGGTGTGCTGCACGGTCTGCTCAGGGTCAGAGGGTTTACCCAGGACGATGCCCATATCTTTTGTCTCCCCGAACAGATGACCGGCGAGATCATCGGAATCATGGATTTCGTGCGGGACGTCATGAAGATTTTCGGATTCGAGTACACCCTGGAGATCAGCACCCGTCCGGAAAAATCCATCGGATCCGACGAGGACTGGGAGCGGGCCACCCGGGCGCTCATGGATGCGCTGAAAGAGCGCCGGCTTGCCTACACGATCAATGAGGGAGACGGGGCATTCTACGGTCCCAAGATTGATGTCAAGATCAAAGACGCGATCGGACGGAGCTGGCAATGCGCCACGATCCAGTGTGATTTCACCCTTCCTGAACGATTCAAACTCCGTTATGCGGGGCAGGACGGCACGGAACACAGGCCGGTCATGCTCCACCGGGTGATTCTGGGATCGCTGGAACGTTTCATGGCCGTGCTCATCGAACATTATGCAGGAAGGTTTCCTGTCTGGCTGGCGCCGGTACAGGCTGTGGTGATCAATATCACGGACAAACATCTCCCTTACGCCGCCGAGGTCAAAGAGAAATTCGTCAAGGCCGGGATCCGCACCGATCTGGACGCGAGAAATGAGAAGATGGGATACAAAATCCGGGAGGCGCAGGTCCAGAAAGTCCCCTACATGATCATTGTAGGGGAACGGGAGATGGAGGCATCGAAGATCTCACTACGATCCAGGGACCGGGGAGATCTGGGGACAAAGGACATCGAATCTTCTATTCAAGACATCCGGAAGGAAATAGAAGAGAAGCGCATACCGGAAGAGACCGTCGAGCGGGTGTGA
- a CDS encoding DNA-binding protein HU (histone-like DNA-binding protein) → MTKAELIEAMAADANVSKTSAGKSLDSLITNISKALKKGEKVTLMGFGTFSVAKRKARDGRNPRTGEMIKIKARKVAKFSPGKELRESI, encoded by the coding sequence ATGACTAAAGCAGAATTGATTGAAGCGATGGCCGCCGACGCGAATGTCAGCAAGACCTCAGCCGGGAAGAGTCTGGATTCCCTGATCACGAATATATCCAAGGCCCTTAAAAAGGGTGAAAAGGTGACGCTCATGGGATTCGGCACCTTTTCAGTGGCCAAGAGAAAGGCGCGTGACGGGAGAAATCCGAGGACCGGTGAGATGATCAAGATTAAAGCAAGAAAAGTCGCTAAGTTCTCGCCGGGCAAGGAACTGCGTGAATCCATCTGA
- a CDS encoding two-component system response regulator (DNA-binding response regulator in two-component regulatory system with ZraS; response regulator/sigma54 interaction protein) — protein sequence MIEKKILVIDDDESMRWVIKKALEKEGYQADVSSNAEEGMKRLDKEKFPLVILDILMPGMSGLECLKEIRRRDAKSLAIVMTAQATMQNAIEAMKQGAFDYLTKPFDMEALNIIVSKAWRVLELNDELQVLKEEIREKFESVTVVGESAKMQEIFKTIGRIAERDVTVLLTGESGTGKEVIARALHYNSRRFGKPFIPVNLAAIPGNLLESELFGHEKGAFTGAVAQKTGKFEQAHGGTIFLDEIGDLEKNLQTKLLRVLQEKEIERVGGSGPIPVDVRILAATNSNLEKRVKEGLFRDDLFFRLNVVPIHIPPLREHKEDIPLLLKFFMERGRKELGSQVTGYAEDTLNGLIDYDWPGNVRELENMVKRALVMTSGKNLTPDSFPSLIPDPSGAEQDLRKSFDLCIQNNLHEFVHRMIQADAEGILKQVMERIETPMLEMVLKEVGGNQIKASRILGINRNTLRKKIKAYDIHIRDHKSGRG from the coding sequence ATGATTGAAAAAAAGATTCTGGTGATCGACGATGATGAAAGCATGCGCTGGGTGATCAAAAAGGCCCTGGAAAAGGAAGGATACCAGGCCGACGTTTCATCGAATGCAGAGGAGGGGATGAAGCGGCTGGACAAGGAGAAATTCCCCCTCGTGATCCTGGACATCCTGATGCCCGGCATGAGCGGACTGGAATGCCTCAAGGAGATCCGCCGGAGGGATGCGAAATCACTCGCCATCGTCATGACGGCCCAGGCGACCATGCAGAACGCCATTGAGGCCATGAAGCAGGGCGCCTTTGATTACCTGACCAAGCCCTTCGATATGGAGGCATTAAACATCATCGTTTCAAAGGCATGGCGGGTCCTTGAGTTGAATGATGAATTGCAGGTCCTGAAAGAAGAGATTCGTGAAAAATTCGAGTCCGTAACCGTGGTAGGGGAGAGCGCGAAGATGCAGGAGATCTTCAAGACCATCGGACGGATTGCCGAACGGGATGTCACGGTCCTGCTGACCGGAGAAAGCGGCACAGGCAAGGAAGTGATTGCCAGGGCGCTTCATTATAACAGCCGCCGTTTCGGAAAGCCGTTCATCCCCGTGAATCTTGCGGCCATCCCTGGAAATCTTCTCGAGTCTGAACTTTTCGGCCATGAGAAAGGGGCTTTTACCGGAGCGGTTGCGCAGAAAACAGGTAAGTTTGAACAGGCGCACGGAGGGACCATCTTCCTTGATGAAATCGGCGATTTAGAGAAAAATCTGCAGACCAAACTTCTCCGTGTTCTTCAGGAGAAGGAGATCGAGCGGGTCGGAGGGAGCGGTCCGATCCCCGTGGACGTCAGAATCCTGGCAGCCACAAACAGCAACCTTGAGAAAAGAGTCAAGGAAGGGCTTTTCCGTGATGACCTCTTCTTCCGTTTGAACGTGGTCCCCATCCATATCCCTCCACTCAGGGAACACAAAGAGGATATCCCGCTCCTGCTGAAGTTTTTTATGGAGAGAGGGAGAAAGGAACTGGGGTCTCAGGTGACCGGATACGCCGAGGATACCTTGAATGGCCTGATTGATTACGACTGGCCCGGCAACGTCCGGGAACTTGAAAACATGGTGAAACGGGCTTTGGTGATGACCAGCGGCAAGAATCTGACCCCGGATTCATTCCCATCTCTTATCCCGGATCCATCCGGCGCGGAGCAGGATCTGAGGAAGAGCTTCGATCTTTGTATCCAGAACAACCTTCATGAGTTTGTCCATCGGATGATTCAGGCCGATGCAGAAGGAATACTCAAACAGGTGATGGAGCGCATTGAGACGCCGATGCTTGAGATGGTATTGAAAGAGGTCGGGGGAAACCAGATCAAGGCCTCACGGATACTCGGGATCAACCGGAACACATTGCGCAAGAAGATCAAGGCATATGATATTCATATCAGAGACCATAAGAGCGGCAGAGGATGA